Proteins from one Bacteroidota bacterium genomic window:
- a CDS encoding GDSL-type esterase/lipase family protein has protein sequence MIEKNLVRECNGVVRHPEQRDTRTTRKIDPSSTTLYNRCHIKQIFSSILCLLLLFGCSSREQTTKSSERIIFFGDSITELGIKPNGYVSLVHDSLKTIGYHYDVIGAGVSGNKINDLLDRVEKDVIAKKPSIVVVYIGINDVWHFAFASRGLTGTPKNKFEEGLKNLILQIQSNGAKVILCTPSVIGEKNDGSNPNDILLDEYSAISRKIAAETGSTLCDLRKEFLSYLHHYNLSNAEQGILTYDGVHLNDTGNHFVAEQIVKTLDGLGLFFPQR, from the coding sequence ATGATTGAAAAGAATCTTGTCCGAGAGTGTAATGGCGTTGTTCGGCATCCCGAACAACGAGACACTCGGACAACACGAAAGATCGATCCTTCATCAACCACCTTATACAACAGGTGTCATATCAAACAGATCTTCTCCAGTATTCTTTGTTTGTTGTTACTGTTTGGATGTTCTTCTCGCGAACAAACAACGAAATCATCCGAAAGGATTATTTTTTTTGGCGATTCCATCACTGAACTTGGAATAAAACCGAATGGTTATGTAAGCCTTGTCCATGATTCACTGAAGACAATCGGATATCATTATGATGTGATCGGTGCGGGAGTCAGCGGAAATAAAATAAACGATCTTCTTGACCGTGTAGAAAAGGATGTCATTGCTAAAAAACCTTCCATCGTTGTAGTGTATATTGGTATCAACGACGTTTGGCATTTTGCATTCGCATCACGAGGACTGACAGGTACGCCGAAGAACAAGTTTGAAGAAGGATTGAAGAATCTGATCTTGCAGATACAATCAAATGGCGCAAAAGTGATCCTGTGTACTCCGAGTGTTATTGGAGAAAAGAATGACGGTTCAAATCCAAATGACATTTTGCTGGATGAGTACAGTGCAATCTCCAGAAAGATTGCCGCTGAAACAGGATCTACTCTGTGTGATTTACGGAAAGAATTTCTATCGTACCTTCATCATTATAATCTTTCCAATGCAGAACAAGGAATTTTAACGTATGACGGTGTACATTTAAATGATACCGGTAATCATTTTGTTGCGGAACAAATTGTGAAAACACTCGATGGATTAGGACTGTTCTTTCCGCAACGATAG
- a CDS encoding sugar phosphate nucleotidyltransferase — MKQAPWLNTIQPQTDHRWGVILAGGNGARLQHFIKSRFGENRPKQYCALIGKRSMLRHTIDRVAPLFTSDHLFTTVSAQHLTWALKDLSDRPKGTMIIQPFNRETGPGILLPLLHIHHADPQAIVSMFPADHFILQEERYRTFVVAANEYVSRHPDHVVALGIAPSSQQYGYGWIEKGDRTNSEGISHVRRFWEKPDTQLMQYLYEKKCLWNTMTLVGTSMNLLHLYERHMNEVFVSSQQIVQSIGTTLESEVTERVFSTIPSVNFSHRILEHIPEKMFVLQMNGIYWNDWGDEERILNDIDFLEHQDQSLNSEKDFVTQKNHAKISP; from the coding sequence ATGAAACAAGCGCCTTGGTTGAACACGATACAACCCCAGACAGATCATCGATGGGGAGTAATACTAGCGGGTGGAAACGGCGCGCGTTTGCAGCATTTTATCAAATCGAGATTTGGGGAAAATCGCCCAAAACAGTATTGTGCTCTCATCGGTAAGCGATCGATGCTTCGCCATACGATCGATCGTGTCGCACCGCTGTTTACTTCTGATCATCTTTTTACTACCGTCAGTGCTCAGCATCTTACCTGGGCATTAAAAGATCTCTCCGACCGACCGAAAGGAACGATGATCATTCAGCCGTTCAACCGAGAGACGGGACCTGGAATTTTATTACCGCTTCTTCATATTCATCACGCCGATCCGCAAGCGATTGTCTCCATGTTTCCCGCCGATCATTTTATATTACAGGAAGAACGGTACAGAACATTTGTTGTAGCCGCTAATGAGTACGTCTCCCGGCATCCTGATCATGTTGTTGCGCTCGGCATCGCACCAAGTTCTCAACAGTACGGATACGGCTGGATCGAAAAAGGAGATCGGACAAACTCAGAAGGAATTTCACACGTCAGACGATTTTGGGAAAAGCCCGATACGCAATTGATGCAGTATTTGTATGAAAAAAAATGTTTATGGAATACGATGACTCTCGTCGGCACATCAATGAATCTTTTACATTTGTACGAACGGCATATGAATGAAGTGTTTGTTTCGTCTCAACAGATTGTTCAATCGATTGGGACGACTCTTGAATCTGAAGTGACTGAACGAGTGTTTTCAACGATCCCATCGGTAAATTTCTCTCATCGTATTTTGGAACATATTCCCGAAAAAATGTTCGTTCTTCAAATGAACGGAATTTACTGGAACGACTGGGGTGATGAAGAACGGATTCTCAATGACATTGATTTTCTTGAGCACCAGGATCAGTCGTTAAACAGTGAAAAGGACTTTGTAACACAGAAAAACCATGCAAAAATATCTCCGTGA
- a CDS encoding putative metal-dependent hydrolase — translation MPTMEERKMMIQKIKSLPGILDATVDGLSDAQLDTPYREGGWTARQVVHHLCDSHMNAFLRFKWMLNEEHPKIKTYDQDKWATSPEYKLPVLEALHLLRGLHERWATMLDTIDEQGWSRTADHPENGTVTLDKMLQIYSNHGEKHCGQIMGLRDKMDW, via the coding sequence ATGCCAACAATGGAAGAACGGAAGATGATGATTCAAAAGATCAAGTCGCTTCCCGGTATCCTCGATGCTACCGTGGATGGATTAAGCGACGCTCAATTGGATACACCATATCGTGAAGGAGGGTGGACAGCACGGCAGGTAGTGCATCATTTATGTGACTCGCATATGAACGCATTTCTGCGTTTCAAATGGATGTTGAACGAAGAACATCCAAAAATCAAAACGTATGATCAAGACAAATGGGCAACATCTCCCGAATATAAGCTCCCTGTCCTGGAAGCACTTCATCTTCTTCGCGGATTACATGAACGTTGGGCCACAATGTTGGATACAATCGATGAACAAGGATGGAGCCGCACGGCTGATCATCCCGAAAACGGCACTGTTACTTTGGATAAAATGCTGCAAATTTATTCCAATCATGGAGAAAAACATTGCGGACAAATCATGGGACTCCGCGATAAAATGGATTGGTAA